Proteins co-encoded in one Aspergillus flavus chromosome 2, complete sequence genomic window:
- a CDS encoding AKAP7 2'5' RNA ligase-like domain-containing protein yields the protein MSDAKKKEKRPPLTHFLCLPLVNSTSLPQLESSLAVFKASIPRRTLRYGAPEPPLIPDGALRPVGTLHLTLGVMSLPTKERLNEAIEFFQSLDLVTMVREAEKIASARAQGKKRNAPSASATEQSSSSSAGEVAKSHDESRPSPFTVSLESLHALPRARTATVLHATPVDPTARLYPFCELLRDKFLEAGFLLGEQKKEKDNKQTNYKSTEEMAAEEPSLLEEMPANIAEETARMSDKPISTQPVSKKSTASKPKIRPLLLHATVANTIYVRGRARGGGPQKGQNRKNQYTFDARDFLSHYRNYYVDSDRTTPRATVVTTSGDASEQDQINGEDLSENEASRSESEGDKLPNNRRTSNDATDGSRQQYPFVWAKDFPLETVCICEMGAKKLDPEADEDGMNARLQEKYLPIVERSLVFSLAKTETVTSCDGSVGGVNIC from the coding sequence ATGTCCGacgcaaaaaagaaagagaaaagaccgCCCCTAACCCACTTTCTCTGTCTCCCTCTAGTCAACTCGACATCACTTCCCCAACTGGAATCCTCTCTGGCAGTATTCAAAGCTTCGATTCCTCGCCGTACACTCCGCTATGGAGCTCCAGAGCCGCCACTCATCCCTGATGGCGCGCTTCGTCCCGTTGGTACCCTGCACCTGACTCTGGGCGTCATGAGTCTCCCGACGAAGGAGCGTCTAAACGAGGCCATCGAGTTCTTCCAATCACTAGACCTAGTCACCATGGTGCGCGAAGCCGAGAAGATTGCAAGCGCACGCGCgcaagggaagaagagaaatgcaCCATCAGCCTCAGCGACAGAGCAGTCATCTTCGTCGAGCGCTGGGGAAGTCGCCAAGTCGCATGATGAAAGCCGCCCGAGCCCGTTCACTGTCTCTCTTGAATCTTTGCATGCGCTTCCTCGCGCGCGCACCGCGACGGTCCTACATGCGACTCCTGTCGATCCTACTGCTCGCTTGTATCCTTTCTGTGAACTGCTGCGGGACAAATTCCTGGAGGCTGGGTTTTTGCTGGgtgagcagaagaaagagaaagataacaAGCAGACGAACTATAAGTCTACAGAGGAAATGGCGGCTGAAGAGCCTTCCCTTCTCGAGGAAATGCCAGCCAACATTGCGGAAGAAACCGCACGAATGTCAGACAAGCCGATAAGCACTCAGCCTGTATCCAAGAAATCAACAGCTTCAAAACCGAAGATCAGACCGCTTCTCCTGCACGCCACGGTAGCAAATACTATTTATGTCCGTGGGAGAGCACGGGGTGGAGGACCGCAGAAGGGTCAAAATCGCAAAAACCAATACACTTTCGATGCACGGGATTTCCTGTCCCACTATCGGAATTATTATGTTGACAGTGATAGAACGACTCCTCGAGCTACTGTGGTTACAACTAGCGGGGATGCTAGTGAGCAAGATCAAATAAACGGGGAGGATCTTTCAGAGAATGAGGCTAGCCGTTCGGAGAGTGAAGGAGATAAGTTGCCGAACAACAGGAGAACATCAAACGATGCCACTGATGGCAGTAGACAGCAATATCCCTTTGTGTGGGCGAAGGACTTCCCCCTTGAAACAGTATGTATCTGTGAGATGGGTGCGAAGAAACTTGACCCCGAGGCCGACGAAGATGGAATGAACGCGCGTTTGCAGGAGAAATACCTGCCTATAGTGGAAAGGAGCTTAGTTTTCAGTCTAGCGAAGACGGAGACGGTAACTAGCTGTGATGGGAGTGTTGGGGGTGTGAATATTTGTTGA
- a CDS encoding Bromodomain-containing protein — translation MASLLSMLVAKMNGHENTATNGVNTTSPPKSPTAPPEERKAPTTESSAIDEKTTGDSLTNSSGKPLADNTSTDNGTPQTSQPTPDSLKPAKEVGGSLQAQGSAAKTDLPHHPPTSSKAEGSSNNDLTNKAPSLPPLQSVDQEMRDAPDVPVSPTKLSRGREPDSRDEPAAKRTKIGGEGSAPSGFKPPGTPVAERRADAATNGDATMTRVQHKFLLKGIQSLKRMHDSRFYREPVDPEKMNIPHYPQIIRQPMDLGTIERRLKNNEYKSVKAVVDDFNLMVQNSLTFNGPDHIVAQEGQKLKSTFEKQMINCPRPDDIEERKPKKSSPKTSAARREPRTSIGQAPPRPTGGSPQATTFALGPEGLPVIRRDSTNADGRPKRSIHPPKRDLPYSTKPKKKKYQWELKFCQEVLDELHKPKHFNYAVPFYQPVDPVALNIPTYHSIIKKPMDLSTMQTKLKTGQYENAKEFELDMRLIFKNCFKFNIPGDPTYLAGQKFEEIFNSKWSQKARYLEAHEPHPEHHSGKSESESDESDEDADDSDDDEELQRLQQKIAEMTRQVEAIAQKKKKKTPPGSKKAGKLKSSTKEIKKPGSMNLPKKDKKSSIKPSKPEKQRWVTYQEKQIISNGISSLPDKKMQEALKIIQSNVPSLKGTQETEIELDIDELPNDVLLMLLRFVKKNAPQVMEDEDVATPTAMMNTAAAPKPKKNKPMSKFEQEAQINMLESNLSRFQGGGRSPDPVPSVEANESSDDSEDDSEESEEE, via the exons ATGGCATCTCTTCTGTCGATGTTAGTCGCAAAGA TGAATGGCCACGAGAACACTGCCACAAACGGAGTCAATACAACATCTCCTCCGAAGTCACCGACTGCCCCACCCGAGGAACGCAAAGCGCCGACCACGGAATCTTCAGCGATAGACGAGAAGACAACTGGTGATAGCCTCACCAACTCTAGTGGGAAACCATTAGCCGATAACACTAGTACCGATAATGGTACCCCTCAAACATCGCAACCAACACCAGATAGCTTAAAGCCAGCTAAAGAAGTGGGGGGCAGTCTCCAGGCTCAGGGCTCTGCCGCGAAGACTGATCTTCCCCATCATCCTCCCACTAGTTCAAAGGCTGAAGGTTCTTCGAACAATGATCTAACAAACAAGGCTCCCTCGCTACCGCCTTTGCAAAGTGTAGATCAGGAAATGCGAGATGCGCCAGATGTTCCAGTGTCTCCCACAAAGCTGTCTAGGGGACGGGAACCAGATTCAAGAGACGAGCCTGCCGCGAAACGTACCAAGATTGGAGGGGAAGGTTCTGCCCCTTCTGGATTTAAACCTCCCGGGACCCCAGTGGCTGAGCGACGTGCGGATGCGGCAACAAATGGCGATGCGACTATGACCAGGGTTCAGCACAAGTTCCTTCTCAAAGGGATCCAAAGCCTGAAGCGTATGCACGACTCGCGCTTTTATCGGGAGCCAGTTGATCCAGAGAAGATGAATATCCCTCATTATCCGCAGATTATCAGGCAGCCCATGGATCTCGGGACCATTGAGAGACGTCTGAAAAATAATGAGTACAAGTCAGTCAAGGCTGTCGTTGATGATTTTAATCTCATGGTTCAGAACTCGTTGACGTTCAATGGTCCCGATCATATTGTTGCGCAGGAAGGGCAGAAGCTCAAGTCTACTTTCGAAAAGCAGATGATTAACTGCCCTAGGCctgatgatatcgaagagaGGAAACCGAAAAAGTCTTCTCCTAAGACCTCAGCGGCACGACGGGAACCGCGAACAAGTATAGGTCAGGCTCCACCACGTCCAACTGGTGGTTCCCCTCAGGCTACAACCTTCGCTTTGGGACCTGAAGGTCTGCCTGTTATTCGTCGCGATTCTACCAATGCTGATGGACGTCCGAAGCGGTCCATCCATCCCCCGAAGCGCGACCTCCCCTACTCAAcgaagccaaagaagaagaaataccAATGGGAATTGAAGTTCTGCCAGGAGGTTCTAGATGAGCTACACAAGCCAAAACATTTCAATTATGCGGTCCCGTTCTATCAGCCAGTTGATCCGGTGGCGTTGAACATCCCTACCTACCACAGCATTATCAAGAAACCGATGGACCTCTCGACCATGCAGACAAAACTTAAAACTGGTCAATACGAGAATGCCAAAGAGTTCGAGCTGGACATGCGCCTTATTTTCAAGAACTGTTTCAAGTTCAATATTCCAGGCGACCCTACATACCTTGCTGGACAAAAGTTTGAAGAGATATTCAACTCTAAATGGTCCCAGAAGGCACGCTACCTCGAGGCCCATGAACCGCACCCCGAGCACCATAGCGGAAAATCCGAGTCTGAATCTGACGAAAGCGATGAAGATGCGGACGAtagcgacgacgacgaagaactTCAACGGCTACAACAGAAGATCGCCGAAATGACACGTCAGGTGGAAGCTATTgctcagaagaagaaaaagaagacacCACCCGGATCGAAGAAGGCTGGGAAGCTCAAGTCTAGCaccaaggaaatcaagaaaCCTGGAAGCATGAATCTCcccaagaaggacaagaagagcAGCATAAAGCCATCGAAACCCGAGAAGCAGCGCTGGGTCACATATCAGGAGAAGCAAATCATATCCAATGGGATCAGTAGCCTTCCGGATAAAAAGATGCAGGAAGCGCTTAAGATCATCCAGAGTAATGTTCCATCTCTAAAG GGCACCCAAGAGACAGAGATTGAACTCGATATCGATGAGCTGCCTAACGATGTATTACTAATGCTGCTCAGATTCGTCAAGAAGAATGCACCCCAGGTcatggaagacgaagacgtGGCGACGCCCACTGCTATGATGaatactgctgctgctcccaaacccaagaagaacaagcctATGAGCAAGTTTGAACAGGAAGCTCAGATCAACATGCTCGAAAGCAACCTGTCTCGCTTCCAGGGTGGTGGCCGATCTCCAGATCCAGTTCCTTCTGTCGAAGCCAACGAAAGTAGCGACGATTCGGAAGATGACTCGGAAGAGAGCGAGGAGGAGTAA
- a CDS encoding diphthamide biosynthesis protein 3 (CSL family zinc finger-containing protein), giving the protein MADEAGSIYDEIEIEDMTFDPITQLYHYPCPCGDRFEIMIDDLRDGEEIAVCPSCSLRIRVIFDLDDLHKDDQQQGPSAVAVQA; this is encoded by the exons ATGGCCGACGAAGCCGGTTCCATCTACGACGAGATCGAAATCGAAGATATGACCTTCGACCCCATCACCCAACTCTACCATTACCCATGCCCGTGTGGCGACCGATTCGAGATTATGATCGATGATCTTCGCGATGGAGAGGAAATCGCCGTTTGCCCCAGCTGCAGCTTGAGGATTCGGGTCATCTTTGACCTT GATGACCTCCACAAGGACGATCAGCAGCAAGGTCCCAGCGCCGTTGCGGTTCAGGCTTAA
- a CDS encoding Dip2/Utp12 family-domain-containing protein, with protein MGKKTSRPPASKTSSAVSPAISGMTYTGSKSSILKASFAPSEYQLALFASVIQGLGAQHLRIHDTNTGRLQCEHVLGPKETVTSLDWGYYPGRQKDRDQQSKKKRKRHSDVNGSAGGFDQGDVVVAFGTSASDIRMYSPTEDKIVGTLAGAHDEGVKDFKFTLGKPAQEGWSVGGDNKLVQWDLRTGKSTKIVNLPPSSVVTSLARPLPSNPPVICASQTPYIIDIDNNEAPIAFPAMRNSIHTLLTSSTESASAGLFLGSDNDRYINVFDPESRKLVMNLVAEKEVSSLSLYTGVGGKAGDSLSLEKQALAAVTDDGTIELFMRPFVQPKDLQGGKAATSLKAKGRQMTRRAECSIKITRHEGSDALVPVVTASFQGRDLVIAYAEGGVIPIFERVSCLDEETDELAFTGTKNIVKSKSDSVLSSVTTNGARKTGESQVDESKVVVQQGDLADDDVEMQDSKQDVVSDSDEYSDDDDQDRKQSGEVKETEKQKGTDSDVEMDNVGDSDPEDEEDETGEPSFGELMRANAAEIDVEAELEDDVRIGSLVPGKPNKAVQQIPSGVSLSTVLTQSLKTNDNDMLESCFHTGELSIIRTTIQRLESSLAATLLQKLAERLAARPGRYGHLLVWIQWTCVAHGGALAGQPDLLKRMATLYKVMDQRSSSLSSLLLLKGKLDMLDAQLGLRQSIRSGAEGMESEDEDNVIYVEGEEELEEEDSDAETAKHMATPRTKLIRDQTFDEDESMLNGVQSGIDESEDEEEGSEEDDDENEDVFDVEAEESAGSSDAEESLEEDEDDEDDDAESAGSVADFIADTEDESEDEALSAPQPPPKKTKLGSGGKGKNKARK; from the exons ATGGGTAAGAAGACGTCTCGTCCGCCCGCCTCGAAAACTTCCTCCGCTGTGTCGCCCGCGATATCCGGCATGACATATACGGGGAGCAAATCTTCGATATTAAAAGCGTCATTTGCACCCTCTGAATATCAATTGGCGCTTTTCGCGTCTGTCATTCAGGGTCTTGGTGCACAGCATTTGCGAATTCATGATACGAATACCGGCCGGTTACAATGCGAGCATGTTTTGGGTCCTAAGGAGACGGTCACCTCTCTAGACTGGGGATACTATCCAGGAAGGCAGAAGGATCGCGATCAacagtcgaagaagaagaggaagcgaCACTCCGACGTCAATGGTTCCGCCGGTGGGTTCGATCAGGGAGATGTAGTTGTCGCCTTTGGCACCAGTGCTTCAGATATCCGGATGTACTCGCCTACGGAGGACAAGATTGTCGGTACACTTGCTGGAGCTCACGATGAAGGGGTTAAGGATTTCAAATTTACTTTGGGCAAGCCGGCTCAAGAAGGTTGGAGTGTCGGTGGTGATAACAAACTTGTCCAATGGGATCTACGCACCGGGAAAAGCACAAA GATAGTCAACCTACCTCCATCCTCGGTGGTCACGAGTCTGGCACGCCCGCTTCCCTCAAACCCACCTGTTATCTGCGCATCTCAAACACCATATATAATTGATATTGATAATAACGAAGCGCCAATTGCGTTCCCCGCCATGCGCAATTCTATCCATACTCTTCTCACCTCCTCCACTGAGTCCGCTTCTGCCGGGTTATTCCTCGGCTCCGATAATGACCGTTATATCAATGTGTTTGATCCTGAAAGTCGGAAACTCGTAATGAATTTGGTGGCTGAAAAGGAAGTATCTTCGTTGTCATTGTACACCGGCGTCGGGGGGAAGGCAGGCGACTCGTTGTCATTGGAGAAGCAAGCCCTGGCAGCTGTAACTGACGACGGCACAATTGAGCTTTTCATGAGGCCTTTCGTTCAGCCAAAGGACTTGCAGGGAGGTAAGGCTGCCACGAGCTTGAAGGCAAAGGGAAGGCAGATGACCAGGAGAGCAGAGTGCTCCATTAAAATCACGCGCCACGAGGGTTCTGATGCGCTCGTCCCGGTGGTAACAGCATCGTTTCAAGGTCGTGATCTAGTCATTGCTTATGCTGAAGGAGGCGTCATTCCTATTTTCGAGCGTGTTTCTTGTCTCGATGAGGAAACCGACGAGTTGGCATTCACGGGCACAAAGAATATTGTCAAGAGCAAGTCCGACTCGGTACTCTCATCGGTTACCACGAACGGCGCAAGGAAGACAGGTGAAAGCCAGGTCGATGAATCCAAGGTAGTGGTACAGCAAGGAGATctcgcagatgatgatgttgagaTGCAAGACTCCAAGCAAGACGTTGTCTCGGATAGCGATGAATACTCGGACGATGATGACCAAGATCGCAAGCAGTCGGGTGAAGTGAAGGAAACTGAAAAACAGAAGGGTACCGACAGCGATGTGGAGATGGATAACGTGGGAGACTCCGAtcctgaagatgaggaggacgagaCGGGCGAACCCTCCTTTGGCGAGCTCATGCGGGCAAATGCAGCTGAGATTGATGTTGAGGCTGAACTAGAGGACGATGTCCGCATCGGGTCTCTTGTTCCTGGGAAACCCAACAAAGCAGTCCAACAAATTCCATCTGGTGTCTCGCTCTCCACCGTCCTTACGCAGTCCCTCAAGACTAACGATAACGACATGCTTGAATCTTGTTTCCATACCGGTGAGCTCTCGATCATCCGGACGACCATTCAACGCTTGGAGTCGTCCCTGGCTGCTACACTTCTCCAAAAGCTGGCTGAGCGCCTTGCTGCCCGGCCTGGTCGGTACGGACACCTCCTCGTGTGGATTCAATGGACATGTGTCGCACATGGCGGGGCGCTCGCTGGTCAGCCAGATCTCTTGAAGCGTATGGCTACGCTCTACAAGGTTATGGATCAGCGCTCATCAAGTCTGTCGTCTTTGCTGCTGCTTAAGGGTAAGCTTGATATGCTGGACGCGCAACTCGGCTTGAGGCAATCCATCCGCAGTGGGGCGGAGGGGATGGAgagcgaggatgaagacaacGTCATCTACGtcgagggagaggaggagcttgaggaggaggatagCGATGCTGAGACTGCAAAGCATATGGCCACTCCACGGACCAAGTTGATTCGTGATCAGACCTTTGACGAAGACGAGTCCATGCTGAACGGCGTCCAGTCTGGCATTGATGAGtcagaggacgaggaagagggaagtgaggaggatgacgatgagaacGAAGATGTGTTTGATGTTGAGGCAGAGGAGTCTGCTGGCTCTTCCGACGCTGAGGAGTCCctggaggaggacgaagacgacgaggatgatgatgccgaGAGCGCCGGCTCGGTAGCCGATTTCATTGCCGACACAGAAGATGAATCCGAGGATGAAGCTCTTTCCGCTCCCCAGCCGCCACCAAAGAAGACCAAGCTGGGTAGtggagggaaggggaagaacaaggcgagaaaatag
- a CDS encoding Frataxin-like domain-containing protein (mitochondrial chaperone Frataxin, putative), with protein sequence MLSRFPRALPAAIRPTLRVGRISAPVASHYQPQSSPAPRSSRRAFHCTPAARKGIFPGSSDPPAPNPQSNNVAGAASHVTEPSPLKDGEYHEYAEHYLNVLQSEIEKAQEEGADIEAEYSAGVLNIILPSVGTYVLNKQPPNKQIWLSSPISGPKRYDWVVEGDYMHEKQDSRPFANGQWIYLRDGSNLTDLLNTELTLNIPRDVYTEEQ encoded by the exons ATGCTCTCCCGCTTTCCTCGAGCTCTCCCAGCGGCCATCCGCCCGACTCTCCGCGTCGGCCGGATCTCAGCGCCAGTAGCTTCTCATTACCAACCTCAGTCGAGTCCGGCTCCTCGCTCATCTCGTCGGGCCTTTCATTGCACCCCTGCAGCTCGTAAAGGCATTTTCCCAGGCTCGTCGGACCCTCCGGCCCCAAACCCGCAAAGCAACAACGTCGCGGGCGCCGCCAGCCATGTCACCGAGCCATCGCCATTGAAAGACGGAGAATACCATGAATACGCGGAACATTATCTCAATGTGCTCCAGAGCGAGATAGAGAAGGCTCAGGAGGAAGGTGCTGACATAGAGGCTGAGTATAGT GCCGGGGTTCTAaacatcatcctccccaGTGTCGGCACCTATGTCCTGAACAAGCAACCCCCCAACAAGCAGATCTGGCTCAGCTCCCCTATCTCCGGTCCCAAGCGGTACGACTGGGTCGTGGAGGGAGACTACATGCACGAGAAGCAGGATAGTAGGCCCTTTGCAAATGGGCAATGGATCTATCTCCGGGATGGATCGAATCTGACGGACCTGTTGAACACCGAGTTGACCTTGAATATCCCGAGAGATGTCTACACTGAGGAACAGTGA